A genome region from Vicinamibacterales bacterium includes the following:
- a CDS encoding TetR/AcrR family transcriptional regulator, protein MIPSTETVTRTKPGRPVDPSVRNAILDAALQLLAEEGYTRMSMDAVAKKAGVTKPTVYRRWKTKEKLAMAAIEQLLGDEAPPRPHPAPSALRSILGTLQKTLFRPDGMPIIGAVMVEQRHTRDLINHFRERVVQPRRMMLQEVLKHAEKRGDLRPKADIDAAVNMLIGSFYAHYLTDEKIPATWARRIVDTVWKGIAATDGEREIRKH, encoded by the coding sequence CGATCCCAGCGTCAGAAATGCCATTCTAGATGCGGCGTTGCAACTATTAGCTGAAGAAGGCTATACGCGAATGTCGATGGATGCCGTTGCAAAAAAAGCGGGGGTCACGAAGCCAACAGTATATCGCCGGTGGAAAACCAAGGAGAAATTGGCAATGGCGGCAATTGAGCAGTTGCTCGGAGATGAGGCACCCCCCCGCCCCCATCCGGCACCCTCAGCTCTTCGATCAATCCTCGGCACTCTACAAAAAACACTCTTCAGGCCTGACGGAATGCCTATCATCGGTGCCGTCATGGTCGAACAGCGCCACACGCGAGACCTAATTAACCACTTCCGGGAGAGGGTAGTCCAACCACGCCGAATGATGCTGCAGGAGGTACTCAAACACGCCGAAAAACGTGGAGACCTCCGCCCCAAGGCAGACATCGATGCAGCCGTCAACATGCTCATCGGTTCGTTTTACGCCCATTATCTAACTGACGAAAAGATCCCAGCAACGTGGGCTCGTCGGATCGTCGATACCGTATGGAAGGGAATCGCAGCAACCGACGGGGAGCGTGAGATTCGCAAACACTGA
- a CDS encoding M20/M25/M40 family metallo-hydrolase: MNKSKSTLGLAIIAVIFLIPSSTAAQEPVYWDVVDDIRSEGFDNSHVMESAGYLADVIGPRFTGSPNMRQAQEWALARMTEFGLSSVEKEAWGEETVGWEIQRVSVHMTAPDYQMVIAYPFALTPGTSGPIVTNAVIATIRTSEDFDRYRGQLDGAVVLSTPPMPMGPRFTQDAFRHDEESLGVFETEGIDLLIRRHARGQLEQSNFQREEISADEVEDFYKAEGVAVVLTASIGSDGTVYATGHPTTRNRRTRAGIQSALPTLAVATEHYNRIYRILERGIPVTMDVDIRIGFDESDPTGYNIIGEIPGTDLADEVVMIGAHIDSWHTGTGATDNASGVSVVLEAMRILKAIGAQPRRTIRVALWSQEELGHRGSRGYIRHHFGEDGVYTPDYDKFSVYFNMDNGTGQFRGVHTQGNAQATPILQAWMTPFHDLQVKTISLFSNTGTDHLSYNRVGLPGFQFIQDRIDYRARTHHFNMDVYDRLLPRDLMINSVVMASFAYHAAMREGTFPRPRTD; this comes from the coding sequence ATGAATAAGTCTAAATCGACGTTGGGTCTGGCCATCATTGCTGTGATCTTCCTCATTCCGTCATCCACAGCAGCACAAGAACCTGTTTACTGGGACGTCGTCGATGACATTCGGTCCGAAGGGTTTGACAACTCTCACGTCATGGAGAGCGCGGGCTATCTGGCCGATGTCATTGGCCCACGTTTCACCGGTTCTCCAAACATGCGCCAAGCACAAGAATGGGCCTTGGCCCGCATGACCGAATTCGGTCTCTCCAGCGTCGAGAAAGAAGCTTGGGGTGAGGAGACCGTGGGTTGGGAGATTCAACGGGTGTCGGTGCACATGACCGCGCCCGATTACCAGATGGTGATCGCCTACCCGTTCGCCTTGACTCCCGGTACGAGTGGGCCCATCGTGACGAATGCCGTTATCGCAACCATCCGGACCTCTGAAGATTTTGACCGGTATCGGGGTCAGCTCGACGGAGCTGTCGTCCTATCCACACCACCGATGCCAATGGGTCCACGTTTCACACAAGACGCGTTCCGGCACGACGAGGAATCACTAGGCGTCTTTGAAACCGAGGGAATTGACCTCCTGATTCGCCGCCATGCGAGAGGCCAGCTCGAGCAATCGAACTTTCAGCGGGAGGAAATCTCTGCTGACGAAGTTGAAGACTTCTACAAGGCTGAAGGAGTGGCCGTGGTGCTCACGGCGAGCATCGGAAGTGACGGCACTGTGTATGCAACCGGACATCCGACGACACGGAACAGGCGAACCCGCGCAGGGATCCAGAGCGCGCTACCGACACTCGCCGTTGCGACGGAGCACTATAACCGTATCTACCGGATTCTCGAGCGTGGTATCCCGGTCACAATGGACGTCGACATTCGCATCGGTTTCGACGAATCGGATCCAACGGGCTACAACATCATTGGGGAAATTCCAGGAACTGACCTAGCCGATGAAGTCGTGATGATCGGTGCGCACATAGATTCCTGGCATACCGGCACCGGCGCTACTGACAACGCGAGCGGTGTGTCCGTTGTGCTCGAGGCAATGCGCATTCTCAAGGCTATCGGCGCTCAGCCACGGCGCACGATTCGCGTAGCGCTCTGGAGCCAGGAAGAGCTTGGCCACAGGGGTTCTCGGGGCTACATACGACACCACTTCGGAGAAGACGGTGTCTACACACCCGACTACGATAAGTTCTCGGTCTATTTCAACATGGACAACGGCACGGGCCAGTTCCGTGGCGTCCACACTCAGGGCAACGCCCAAGCGACACCGATCCTCCAAGCCTGGATGACCCCGTTTCATGACCTACAGGTGAAGACAATCTCTCTCTTCAGTAACACGGGAACCGATCATCTGTCCTATAACAGGGTGGGACTACCCGGATTCCAATTCATCCAAGACCGGATCGACTACCGAGCAAGAACCCACCACTTCAACATGGACGTCTACGATAGGCTCCTTCCACGCGACCTGATGATTAACTCGGTAGTCATGGCGAGCTTCGCGTATCACGCCGCGATGAGAGAGGGAACGTTCCCTCGGCCCCGTACCGACTAA
- a CDS encoding aminotransferase class V-fold PLP-dependent enzyme produces the protein MTAHARRDGDGISRRNFSRLLAVGGSAALLGKTGIAFERPAPLPQTPASPDEAFWRSVREQFPMPTNISVMNAANLCPSSLPALEAMYENTKDVDGNPSFQNRAKMGEGKVNTRKILADYLHTTPEQIVITRNTSEGNNLVSSGVELTANDEVIIFNHNHPSNNVAWKEKAKRYGFTVTELEVVNPHPGPDYYIDLVRRSITARTKLLSFTHLTNTVGDLFPAKALCQLAHEHGVLVLVDGAQSFGLMDVNLSDMQPDFYTGSAHKWPCGPKETGVLFINNRTHDKIWPSIHSAGRGDVGISRTFESFGQRDEPAIIAFGEALRFQQRIGMKTVQARSQELAQSLMEQLRTIEGVTLTTSQDPTLSQAVVVFEVTGIDARKLYNALYDNEKIGTAGRANGLRISPHFYNLHSEIDRTVAAIKHYMTTGV, from the coding sequence ATGACCGCGCACGCACGACGAGACGGTGACGGAATTAGCCGACGAAATTTTTCCCGCTTATTGGCCGTCGGTGGCTCAGCTGCCCTCCTCGGCAAAACGGGTATTGCATTTGAACGGCCGGCGCCACTCCCCCAGACCCCAGCCTCGCCTGATGAAGCTTTCTGGCGGTCCGTGCGCGAGCAGTTCCCAATGCCGACGAATATCAGCGTTATGAATGCGGCCAATCTCTGCCCATCCTCGCTGCCGGCTCTTGAGGCAATGTACGAAAACACAAAGGACGTGGATGGCAATCCATCGTTCCAGAACCGTGCCAAGATGGGAGAGGGCAAGGTTAATACGCGTAAAATCCTTGCCGATTATCTACACACGACGCCAGAACAGATCGTTATAACCCGCAACACAAGCGAGGGCAATAACCTAGTATCGAGTGGCGTCGAACTCACAGCGAACGACGAAGTCATCATCTTCAACCACAACCATCCCAGCAACAACGTGGCCTGGAAGGAAAAGGCGAAACGCTACGGCTTTACGGTAACCGAGCTCGAAGTTGTAAATCCTCATCCGGGACCCGATTACTACATTGATCTCGTTCGTCGCTCGATCACAGCGCGTACCAAGCTCCTGTCGTTCACACATCTAACAAATACGGTGGGCGACCTTTTCCCAGCAAAAGCACTTTGTCAGTTGGCCCACGAGCATGGTGTCCTGGTTCTCGTGGACGGCGCGCAAAGCTTTGGACTAATGGACGTCAACCTCAGCGACATGCAGCCAGATTTCTACACGGGTAGCGCACATAAGTGGCCGTGTGGTCCAAAAGAAACAGGCGTTCTCTTTATCAACAATCGAACACACGACAAGATCTGGCCAAGTATTCACAGTGCCGGACGGGGAGACGTCGGTATCTCGCGGACTTTCGAGAGTTTTGGCCAACGTGATGAACCAGCAATTATCGCTTTCGGCGAGGCACTAAGATTCCAACAGCGGATCGGCATGAAGACGGTCCAAGCCCGTTCCCAAGAATTGGCTCAGTCATTGATGGAACAGCTTAGGACAATCGAAGGCGTGACCTTAACGACAAGCCAGGACCCGACACTGTCTCAGGCTGTCGTGGTCTTCGAAGTCACCGGTATCGATGCAAGGAAACTGTACAACGCGCTTTACGACAACGAGAAGATAGGCACCGCGGGTCGTGCTAACGGCTTACGAATTTCGCCGCACTTCTACAATCTCCATTCTGAGATCGACCGTACCGTTGCGGCAATAAAGCATTACATGACGACTGGTGTGTAG